In one window of Anabaena cylindrica PCC 7122 DNA:
- a CDS encoding filamentous hemagglutinin N-terminal domain-containing protein yields the protein MIPKLYSMALMFNKICQQSLLLVTLSLLNNGHVAQAQLIPVADTTLGSENSQIIPIGINNHIIQGGANRGNNLFHSFKEFHVDNGRGVFFISPSGIDNIIGRVTGTNASNILGNLGVLDNSFNIDNANLFLINPNGVYFGANAGLFLGGSFVASTADGLLFDNRFEFSASHPNNPPLMTVNIPVGLQFRETAGNGIIQPINVEGSFLEGAEGKTVALVGGEINFNNARLTVLDGKIELGSIEGEHLINISSNSQKLTFNYPQIDSQTSQNINFLNDTHIDVNGQGGFVNIYGDKISLNSSQIRANGNQGGININSNSFDARFGVLSTTTGNSGLPGNIFVKVNDSINLTFSRIDSDNFFSFEPADSGNISLEAGGLISLDLSFINTGVSLFTPGNGGDITIKANSLNLSNASRIRATTDGEGNAGNITVVLNDKLSLDRASILTNVSSGAVGIGGDINIKTNSLSLTNVGSIVSGTLGILEAGNINIEANTIDLDNSVITSATGDLLGLASGSVILGDGGNAGQLDIKTNTLKLNNGSFVITSTLNSGNGGTLNINVTDSLEVTKSLNNNQDFSSITTLTLGTGNAGKLNIETSNLKVNNQGIISTSSGTDVPFFVDYLGDLALGNGGNAGKLTIITDTLLIENGGKVITSTLNSGQGGLLTINANNFVEIIGNLNNPANLSLITTATSDTGNAGDLNLTTDKLILRDFGRISASTLESIGQGGNININAQESVNISRGAGIQAQTFADGNAGNVTLETRRLTLENGGTISTGTNRNTTGQGGNININATESINLSGTITNPNDILPIPSALTTATRGTGNAGNITINTPNLTATNGGVIATSTSPESTGDGGDLTANINILRISGISPEGLITSALSTDTTGKGDAGNIDLSARQIFLENGGLISGSTASQGKGGTLNINANESININGTALNGQPSAILAISGIEGIPRNPLLIDVPLNPANSTGKAGDINIKTPQLIVESGGKIAVTTQGQGDAGNINLKVSDNINLNGNNSGIFANTTTDSTGKGGNIFIDPITVSVENGAAIAVDSQGSGIGGDIDLITQNLFLDNGKISATTASNTGGNIKLQVANYSLLRNNSLISTTAGSEGGAGAGGNISIDTKFLIAVPFENSDITANSFGGQGGKINITAEGIFGLEIRNQLTPFSDITAFSQLDPTLNGQIILNIPETDPSNDLTELPESVVDPDQLIAQNPCKQGKESQFVNTGRGGLPPSPEQAVGNNFTQVDLVEPVTTGKQKPDNWQLSSKENHSQPITPVRGWMLNEKGQLILTAYDPKSNFEQRQNQKSSSCNHKN from the coding sequence ATGATACCTAAATTGTATTCAATGGCTTTGATGTTCAATAAAATTTGTCAACAATCGCTTTTATTAGTAACTTTATCACTACTAAATAATGGTCATGTTGCTCAGGCTCAATTAATACCCGTCGCTGATACTACATTAGGTTCAGAAAATTCTCAAATTATTCCTATAGGTATCAATAATCATATTATTCAAGGAGGAGCAAATAGAGGTAATAATTTATTTCATAGTTTTAAGGAATTTCATGTTGATAATGGGAGAGGAGTATTTTTTATTAGTCCATCAGGAATAGATAATATTATCGGGAGAGTAACAGGCACTAATGCTTCTAATATTTTAGGAAATTTAGGTGTACTTGATAATTCTTTTAATATAGATAATGCTAATTTATTTCTGATTAATCCTAATGGAGTTTATTTTGGTGCAAATGCTGGACTATTTTTAGGCGGCTCATTTGTAGCTAGTACCGCCGATGGATTATTGTTTGATAATAGGTTTGAATTTAGTGCTAGTCATCCTAATAATCCACCTTTAATGACTGTGAATATTCCTGTGGGTTTACAGTTTAGGGAAACAGCAGGAAATGGCATAATTCAACCAATTAATGTTGAGGGAAGTTTTCTGGAAGGTGCTGAAGGAAAAACTGTCGCATTAGTTGGGGGAGAAATTAATTTTAATAATGCTCGTTTAACAGTATTAGATGGCAAAATTGAGTTGGGAAGTATTGAAGGTGAACACTTAATTAATATATCATCTAATAGTCAAAAATTAACATTTAATTATCCTCAGATAGATAGTCAAACTTCTCAAAATATCAATTTCTTAAATGATACTCACATAGATGTTAATGGACAAGGAGGATTTGTTAATATTTATGGTGATAAAATTAGTTTAAATAGCAGTCAAATTAGAGCTAATGGTAATCAAGGTGGGATTAATATTAATAGTAATTCATTTGATGCCAGATTCGGTGTTTTAAGTACCACAACAGGTAATTCAGGATTACCAGGTAATATCTTTGTTAAGGTTAATGATTCTATTAATTTAACTTTTAGTAGAATTGATAGTGATAATTTTTTTAGTTTTGAACCTGCTGATTCTGGTAATATTTCTCTAGAAGCAGGTGGTTTAATTTCCCTTGATTTAAGTTTTATTAATACAGGAGTTAGTCTATTTACTCCAGGTAATGGAGGTGATATTACGATTAAAGCAAATTCTCTGAATTTGAGTAATGCTTCGCGAATTAGAGCAACAACGGATGGAGAAGGAAATGCTGGGAATATTACAGTTGTTCTTAATGATAAGCTCTCTTTAGATCGGGCTTCTATTTTAACTAATGTATCTTCGGGAGCAGTAGGAATAGGTGGTGATATCAACATTAAAACTAATTCTCTTTCTTTAACTAATGTAGGGTCAATTGTTTCGGGAACATTAGGTATTTTAGAGGCTGGTAATATTAACATTGAAGCTAATACAATTGATTTAGATAATTCAGTGATTACTTCAGCAACAGGTGATTTATTAGGGTTAGCATCAGGTTCTGTAATATTAGGAGATGGTGGTAATGCTGGTCAATTAGATATTAAAACCAATACTTTAAAACTTAATAATGGATCATTTGTTATTACTTCTACTTTAAATAGTGGTAATGGCGGTACTTTAAATATTAATGTTACTGATTCCTTAGAAGTCACCAAATCTTTAAATAATAATCAAGATTTTAGTTCGATTACAACCTTAACATTAGGAACAGGTAATGCTGGAAAATTAAATATTGAAACATCTAATTTAAAAGTAAATAATCAAGGAATAATTTCAACCAGTTCAGGAACTGATGTTCCTTTCTTTGTTGATTATTTAGGTGATTTGGCTTTAGGAAATGGTGGTAATGCTGGAAAATTAACAATAATTACTGATACTTTGTTAATTGAAAATGGAGGAAAAGTTATTACTTCTACTTTAAATAGTGGTCAAGGAGGTTTATTAACAATCAATGCTAATAATTTCGTTGAAATAATCGGTAACTTAAATAATCCTGCTAATTTAAGTTTAATTACTACTGCTACAAGTGATACAGGAAATGCAGGGGATTTAAACCTTACTACTGATAAATTGATTTTAAGAGATTTTGGCAGAATTTCTGCCTCTACTTTAGAAAGTATAGGTCAAGGAGGTAATATTAATATCAATGCTCAAGAATCTGTAAATATTAGTCGAGGTGCAGGTATTCAAGCACAAACTTTTGCTGATGGTAATGCCGGAAATGTTACTCTTGAAACTAGACGTTTAACCCTTGAAAATGGTGGTACTATTTCTACTGGAACTAATCGCAATACCACAGGACAAGGGGGTAATATTAATATTAATGCCACTGAATCTATAAATCTTAGTGGAACAATTACTAATCCTAACGATATCTTACCAATTCCTAGTGCTTTAACTACCGCCACTAGAGGTACAGGAAATGCAGGAAATATTACTATTAATACCCCTAATTTAACAGCAACAAATGGGGGAGTTATTGCTACTAGTACCAGTCCAGAAAGCACAGGAGATGGCGGCGATTTAACTGCTAATATTAATATTTTAAGAATCAGCGGAATTTCTCCAGAAGGACTTATTACCAGTGCTTTATCAACTGACACAACTGGTAAAGGTGATGCGGGAAATATTGACTTATCTGCACGTCAAATATTTTTAGAAAATGGTGGTTTAATCTCTGGTTCTACAGCTAGTCAAGGTAAAGGAGGTACATTAAATATTAATGCTAATGAGTCAATTAATATTAATGGAACAGCATTGAATGGACAACCTAGTGCTATTTTAGCTATCTCAGGCATCGAAGGAATACCACGCAATCCTTTATTAATTGATGTACCTTTAAATCCCGCTAACTCTACTGGTAAAGCAGGTGATATTAATATCAAAACTCCTCAGTTAATAGTTGAAAGTGGGGGTAAAATTGCGGTGACAACGCAAGGACAAGGTGATGCTGGAAATATAAATTTAAAGGTGTCCGATAATATTAATTTAAATGGTAATAATAGCGGTATTTTTGCTAATACTACAACTGATTCTACAGGTAAGGGCGGTAATATTTTTATTGATCCTATCACAGTGTCTGTTGAAAATGGCGCTGCGATCGCAGTAGATAGTCAAGGCTCTGGAATTGGTGGAGATATTGACTTAATTACCCAAAATTTATTTTTAGACAACGGTAAAATTTCTGCTACTACTGCCAGTAATACAGGCGGCAATATTAAGTTACAAGTCGCAAATTATAGTTTACTACGTAATAATAGTTTAATTTCCACAACCGCAGGAAGTGAAGGTGGTGCTGGTGCTGGTGGTAATATTTCTATTGATACCAAATTTCTGATTGCAGTACCTTTTGAAAATAGCGATATTACAGCTAACTCTTTTGGAGGTCAAGGAGGCAAAATCAATATTACTGCTGAAGGCATTTTTGGACTAGAAATTCGCAACCAACTGACTCCTTTTAGCGACATTACAGCCTTTTCTCAATTAGACCCAACTTTAAATGGTCAAATAATTCTTAATATTCCAGAAACTGACCCTAGCAATGATTTAACTGAATTACCAGAATCAGTAGTTGATCCAGATCAGCTTATTGCTCAAAATCCTTGCAAACAAGGTAAAGAAAGTCAATTTGTGAATACAGGTAGAGGAGGATTACCACCTAGTCCTGAACAAGCTGTTGGGAATAATTTCACTCAAGTTGACTTAGTTGAACCAGTAACAACAGGAAAACAAAAACCTGATAATTGGCAACTTTCTAGCAAAGAAAATCATTCCCAACCCATTACTCCCGTCAGAGGATGGATGTTAAATGAGAAAGGACAATTAATTTTAACTGCCTACGATCCTAAGTCAAATTTTGAGCAACGCCAAAATCAAAAATCTTCTAGCTGTAATCATAAAAATTAA
- a CDS encoding DegT/DnrJ/EryC1/StrS family aminotransferase, producing the protein MTPTTQPIYPQKIVFSEADRAEIIQRIDFSLSTGQVALGQNVQEFEANFAQFVGTKHAIAVNSGGAAIAIAMHLLNVKDQEVLVPTNTFVATASEVLLAGGCVRLVDTDPKTFSVSLNALKAAVTLQTVGVNIVHIGGIITPEIEAIRDWCQAQGLWLFEDAAHAHGSSFNGKSAGKFGCMAAYSFYATKVMTSGEGGMLVTDDDDLAAKAKGLRDYGKPQPWVSYYTQLGSNWRMSEFCAAVGVVQLKRLPKFIEWREKIANFYTQNLQNSPQITLVLPPEKSSWYKYIVLLPPGVNREQIKAKMKEKGVSLPGGVYETPLHQQPIFQELSDQFPLANDVCQRHICLPIYFSLTEEQAAYIVECLHLVLSEIM; encoded by the coding sequence ATGACACCAACAACTCAACCAATTTACCCTCAAAAAATAGTTTTTTCCGAAGCTGATCGTGCAGAGATCATCCAACGTATTGATTTTAGTCTATCTACAGGTCAAGTCGCCCTGGGACAAAATGTTCAAGAATTTGAAGCTAATTTTGCCCAATTTGTAGGAACAAAACACGCTATTGCCGTTAACTCAGGAGGAGCAGCTATTGCCATAGCCATGCACCTACTTAATGTTAAAGATCAAGAAGTGCTAGTTCCAACGAATACCTTTGTCGCTACAGCCTCAGAGGTATTATTAGCAGGAGGATGTGTGCGTTTAGTTGATACAGATCCTAAAACATTTTCTGTGTCTTTAAACGCCTTAAAAGCCGCAGTCACTCTCCAAACAGTAGGAGTAAATATAGTCCATATTGGCGGTATTATTACTCCAGAAATTGAAGCAATTCGAGATTGGTGTCAGGCTCAAGGATTATGGTTGTTTGAAGATGCTGCTCATGCTCATGGTAGCAGTTTTAACGGTAAAAGTGCTGGAAAATTTGGCTGTATGGCAGCTTATTCTTTTTATGCTACTAAAGTAATGACCAGTGGCGAAGGCGGAATGTTAGTTACTGATGATGATGATTTAGCAGCAAAAGCCAAAGGTTTAAGAGATTATGGTAAACCTCAACCCTGGGTTAGTTATTATACTCAATTAGGTTCTAATTGGCGAATGTCTGAGTTTTGTGCTGCGGTGGGAGTCGTGCAACTAAAACGTTTACCAAAGTTTATTGAATGGCGTGAAAAAATTGCTAATTTCTATACTCAAAACTTACAAAATTCACCTCAAATTACTCTTGTTTTACCCCCTGAAAAAAGTAGTTGGTATAAATATATTGTGTTACTTCCGCCAGGAGTAAATCGTGAGCAGATCAAAGCCAAAATGAAAGAAAAAGGTGTTTCTTTACCTGGTGGAGTATATGAAACTCCTTTACATCAACAACCTATTTTTCAGGAACTATCCGATCAATTTCCTTTAGCTAATGATGTTTGTCAGCGTCATATCTGTTTACCTATTTACTTTAGCTTAACAGAGGAACAAGCGGCTTATATTGTGGAATGTTTGCACTTAGTTCTTTCGGAAATTATGTAG
- a CDS encoding NAD-dependent epimerase/dehydratase family protein, with amino-acid sequence MQKLKCFVTGGNGYIGSHVVEALRKANYDVKVLDITGEGINIDICNLSSLLEIFQQEKPDYVYHIAAIANARTALDNPIQAVQININGTTNVLEASRQNNVKRVILASTCWVANAMPSGILDETTPFLAEGGGHIYTTTKIASEYLAKDYQKLYGLPFTILRYGIPYGPRMWTGLVLRNFLDRAFTKQPLTIFGDGSASRKFVFVEDLAQAHVLALQDIAANQVYNLEGMRFVTLKELAELVSKLVDEVDIIYQYDPSRRGELDNYRKIISANKAYIELGWQPHIDLEEGVRRTINWYQKEVLSSQFDNSGIPVIAR; translated from the coding sequence ATGCAAAAATTAAAATGCTTTGTGACCGGAGGTAACGGTTATATTGGTTCTCATGTTGTTGAGGCTTTAAGAAAGGCTAATTATGATGTTAAAGTGTTAGATATTACAGGAGAAGGTATCAATATTGATATCTGTAATCTTTCATCTTTGCTGGAAATATTCCAGCAAGAAAAACCCGATTATGTGTATCATATAGCAGCGATTGCTAATGCTCGTACTGCTTTAGACAACCCAATACAAGCTGTCCAAATTAACATTAATGGGACAACTAATGTATTAGAAGCATCACGTCAAAATAATGTCAAAAGAGTTATTTTAGCCAGCACTTGCTGGGTAGCAAATGCAATGCCTTCTGGTATTCTTGATGAAACTACACCTTTTTTAGCTGAAGGTGGAGGTCATATTTATACTACCACTAAAATTGCCTCTGAGTATTTAGCGAAAGATTACCAAAAACTCTACGGTTTACCCTTTACCATATTACGCTATGGTATTCCTTATGGACCTCGGATGTGGACTGGTTTAGTGTTAAGAAATTTCCTAGATCGCGCTTTTACTAAACAACCTTTAACCATTTTTGGTGATGGTAGCGCATCAAGGAAATTTGTGTTTGTAGAAGACTTAGCACAAGCTCATGTCTTAGCTTTACAAGACATCGCTGCTAATCAAGTTTATAACCTAGAAGGAATGAGATTTGTAACTCTTAAAGAGTTAGCTGAATTAGTCTCTAAATTAGTGGATGAAGTTGATATTATTTATCAATATGATCCCTCAAGACGAGGTGAATTAGATAATTATCGTAAGATAATTTCTGCTAATAAAGCTTATATTGAGCTTGGTTGGCAACCACACATAGATTTAGAAGAAGGGGTACGTCGTACGATTAATTGGTATCAAAAAGAGGTATTGTCTTCTCAATTTGATAATTCAGGAATCCCTGTTATCGCACGCTAA
- a CDS encoding sulfotransferase family protein, with the protein MLDKQKKLPDFIIGGGMKCGTTSLHYLLNKHPQIFIPNNEPHFFTLDDIEQNPEFFIKTKQGWNCWDFDKNLPDYLRWYYSFFHEAKENQVIGEDCVSYLYSSQAPARIAKIIPNVKLIFILRDPVARTYSQYWHWVKTNRAIYSFEDMIQFSSGHLLQRGFYRQHLARYFQYFEREQIKVILFEDFIKNVQEKIDEVCEFLQLNQSVNVSNLEAHQNSALVPRNLRLHLLFNNLFKTRICGRKYQISHLPNANISNQNIILDWLTNSFNQLNLTSNKPYPQMHPDTRQFLEQLFAKENSGLSQLIDFPVEQFWSYV; encoded by the coding sequence ATGTTAGACAAGCAGAAAAAACTACCTGATTTTATCATTGGCGGCGGCATGAAATGTGGAACAACTTCTTTGCATTACTTATTAAATAAGCATCCACAAATTTTTATTCCTAACAATGAACCGCATTTTTTTACTTTGGATGATATCGAACAGAACCCTGAGTTTTTTATCAAGACTAAACAAGGTTGGAATTGTTGGGATTTTGATAAGAATTTGCCAGATTATCTTCGTTGGTATTATAGCTTTTTTCATGAAGCTAAAGAAAATCAAGTGATTGGGGAAGATTGCGTTTCCTATCTTTATTCTAGTCAAGCACCAGCTAGGATTGCTAAAATTATTCCTAATGTCAAGTTGATTTTTATTTTACGAGATCCTGTAGCCAGGACTTATTCTCAATATTGGCATTGGGTAAAAACTAATAGGGCTATTTATAGTTTTGAAGATATGATTCAGTTTTCTTCTGGACACCTTTTGCAAAGAGGCTTTTATCGTCAGCATTTAGCTAGATATTTTCAATATTTTGAGCGCGAACAAATCAAAGTTATTCTTTTCGAGGATTTTATCAAAAATGTCCAAGAAAAGATTGATGAAGTGTGTGAATTTTTACAATTAAATCAGAGTGTTAATGTCAGTAACCTAGAAGCTCACCAAAATTCAGCTTTAGTTCCACGCAACTTACGATTACATTTATTATTCAACAATTTGTTTAAAACACGCATTTGTGGTAGAAAATATCAAATATCCCATTTACCTAATGCTAATATATCGAATCAAAATATAATTTTAGATTGGCTCACAAATTCTTTTAATCAGCTTAACTTAACCTCAAATAAACCCTATCCTCAAATGCACCCAGATACTCGGCAGTTCTTAGAACAATTATTCGCTAAGGAAAATAGTGGGCTATCACAATTGATTGATTTTCCTGTTGAACAATTTTGGAGTTATGTATGA
- the galE gene encoding UDP-glucose 4-epimerase GalE, with amino-acid sequence MSSNQGIIFVTGGAGYIGSHAVLALQKAGYQVIVLDNLTSGHKDIVENVLKTELIIGSIGDRNLLDQIFSTYPIIAVMHFAAYINVEESVSFPHKYYRNNVTDTLTLLEAIKSANINKFVFSSTSAVYDEYQTKPILETAPLNPISPYAKSKLMIEQMLADFDVAYGLKSVCFRYFNAAGAEPNALIGEDRKIESHLIPLLLLTALGEQNYFSVFGTDYTTPDGTCIRDFIHVMDLANAHVLGLKYLIEGGKSDIFNLGNGKGFSVKEVVEMTQKVTGKTFDIRYQERRSGDPPILVGNSEKAQRILGWSPQYPDLEQIITHAWQWKQKSKTY; translated from the coding sequence ATGTCATCAAATCAAGGTATAATTTTTGTTACTGGAGGGGCTGGTTACATTGGTTCTCATGCGGTATTAGCTTTACAAAAAGCTGGTTATCAAGTTATTGTTCTAGATAACTTAACTTCAGGACATAAAGACATTGTAGAAAATGTTCTTAAAACTGAACTTATTATAGGCTCTATAGGCGATCGCAATTTACTAGACCAAATTTTTTCTACTTATCCAATCATAGCCGTGATGCACTTTGCAGCTTATATTAATGTGGAAGAATCAGTATCTTTTCCTCATAAATACTACCGTAATAATGTTACTGATACACTAACATTGTTAGAAGCAATAAAATCAGCTAATATTAATAAATTTGTTTTTTCCTCTACCAGTGCGGTTTATGATGAGTATCAAACTAAGCCTATTTTAGAAACTGCTCCTCTTAATCCTATCAGTCCCTATGCTAAAAGTAAATTAATGATTGAACAAATGTTAGCTGATTTTGATGTAGCTTATGGTTTAAAATCGGTTTGCTTTCGTTATTTTAATGCCGCAGGTGCTGAACCTAATGCTTTAATTGGAGAAGATCGTAAAATAGAAAGTCATCTTATTCCTTTACTATTACTAACAGCTTTAGGTGAACAAAATTATTTTTCTGTATTTGGTACTGATTATACCACACCTGATGGTACTTGTATCAGAGATTTCATTCATGTTATGGATTTAGCTAATGCTCATGTTTTAGGCTTAAAATATCTCATAGAAGGTGGAAAGAGTGATATCTTTAATTTAGGTAACGGTAAGGGTTTTTCCGTGAAAGAAGTTGTCGAAATGACCCAAAAAGTAACAGGAAAAACTTTTGATATTCGGTATCAAGAACGTCGCTCAGGAGATCCACCTATTTTAGTAGGTAATAGTGAAAAAGCTCAAAGAATTTTAGGTTGGTCGCCCCAATATCCAGATTTAGAACAAATTATAACTCATGCTTGGCAATGGAAACAAAAATCTAAAACTTATTAA
- a CDS encoding NUDIX domain-containing protein produces the protein MKNPDKPNGEKLGWKIQKSQLIFQSQWYNLRQDKITLPKNQEITYTYIEHPGSVFVVPITANQEIILIRSYRYTIDDWCWEVPAGNLGDQKGLSPEEVARLELAEEIGGIAETFQSLGWYYMANGLASLKNFYFIAYNVTLNQGSQREVTEIINEVKTVSIKNIFNMIQEGLIKDGESAFAMMLALSHINRSNPRL, from the coding sequence ATGAAAAATCCCGATAAACCTAATGGTGAAAAATTAGGGTGGAAAATTCAAAAAAGTCAACTGATTTTTCAAAGTCAGTGGTATAATCTGCGTCAAGATAAAATTACTTTACCTAAAAATCAAGAGATTACCTACACCTATATAGAACATCCAGGCTCAGTATTTGTTGTTCCTATCACAGCCAATCAAGAAATTATTTTAATTCGTTCCTATCGTTATACAATAGATGACTGGTGTTGGGAAGTACCCGCCGGAAATTTAGGAGATCAAAAGGGACTATCCCCAGAAGAAGTAGCCCGTTTAGAGTTGGCAGAAGAAATTGGAGGAATAGCCGAAACTTTTCAAAGTTTAGGATGGTATTATATGGCTAATGGTTTGGCTTCCCTGAAAAATTTCTATTTTATTGCTTATAATGTCACCTTAAATCAAGGTAGTCAAAGAGAAGTAACTGAGATTATTAATGAAGTTAAAACTGTTTCTATTAAAAATATTTTTAATATGATTCAAGAGGGTTTAATTAAAGACGGAGAAAGTGCTTTTGCTATGATGTTAGCACTATCTCATATTAATCGCTCAAATCCTAGATTATAG
- a CDS encoding ShlB/FhaC/HecB family hemolysin secretion/activation protein, whose product MTYDFWLRILIFTISSLILCSAEKATASSESIFTPYQEQIQTSLPSGLLMRLPSQVPSLEVLPGNLPQYQIQLNADPVTSSLIINLFSCENKIPNCQVGSLSVESPVSIKAQEALRQHQMGDPITLANNIQGYLIDGSRQNPPNQFSSVMWKQDELIYTVRFIAKNRQDILYMAYSMANATPIPRSSQVEKKAEPILTQTNSQQKIPESIVVKKFEFKGNTAFTQEQLAAETQKFTDGEITFAQLLEVEATVNQLYIKGCKSESSADKPCYINSGAVIPANQNLVEQNGVVQVQIIEGKIEDIRISGTQRLNPDYIRSRLALATKAPVDQKRILKALQLLQLDPLIANISTELSAGTDPYQSLLEVKVKEADTFNINLFTDNGRAPSVGSWRRGINFHQANLFGLGDSLAVSYTNTDGSNTIDASYSIPLNPHNGKLTMAGGVTATNIVEPPFDRIDITGDSFFVELSYRQPLVLTPNEELAVGLTLSRQESKTTLLGIDFPLSAGADENGETKISAIRFVQDWSKRHPQDILALRSQFSLGLDWFNATVNDEPPDSRFFVWRGQAQYVRRLSANDDTLLFLRSDLQLATESLVPLEQFGLGGINSVRGYRQDIFLTDNGFFASAEVRLPVLKVTKINGLLQLVPFVDFGIGWNTEKPDPEQNTLLGVGLGLQWRMQDFLNVRFDWGIPLVELDSQQKTLQENGLYLRVESNLF is encoded by the coding sequence ATGACTTATGATTTTTGGCTGAGAATATTAATTTTTACTATTAGTTCACTGATATTGTGCAGCGCAGAAAAAGCTACAGCAAGTTCTGAAAGTATTTTTACTCCCTATCAAGAGCAAATCCAAACGTCTTTACCATCAGGCTTGCTAATGCGCTTGCCATCTCAAGTTCCGTCTTTAGAGGTTTTGCCAGGAAATCTGCCTCAATACCAAATTCAGCTAAACGCTGATCCTGTAACATCTAGTTTGATCATCAATTTGTTTAGTTGTGAAAACAAAATTCCCAACTGTCAAGTAGGCAGTTTATCCGTAGAGTCTCCGGTTTCAATTAAAGCCCAGGAAGCTCTCCGACAACATCAAATGGGTGATCCTATTACTTTAGCTAATAATATTCAAGGATATTTGATAGACGGTTCAAGGCAGAATCCCCCAAACCAGTTTTCATCAGTAATGTGGAAACAAGATGAGTTGATTTATACAGTTAGATTTATAGCTAAAAACCGTCAAGATATTCTTTATATGGCCTATAGCATGGCCAATGCAACTCCTATCCCGCGTTCCTCTCAAGTTGAGAAAAAAGCTGAACCAATCTTAACTCAGACTAACTCTCAACAAAAAATTCCTGAAAGTATTGTAGTGAAAAAGTTTGAGTTTAAGGGGAATACCGCATTTACTCAGGAACAATTAGCAGCCGAAACTCAAAAGTTTACAGATGGAGAGATAACTTTTGCTCAACTATTGGAAGTAGAAGCAACCGTTAACCAGCTATACATCAAAGGATGTAAGAGTGAATCTTCTGCCGATAAACCCTGTTATATCAATTCAGGAGCAGTAATTCCAGCGAATCAAAACCTTGTTGAACAGAATGGTGTGGTTCAAGTCCAAATTATCGAAGGCAAAATAGAAGATATTCGGATCTCAGGAACACAGCGACTCAATCCTGATTATATCCGCAGCAGATTAGCCCTAGCCACTAAAGCTCCCGTTGATCAGAAGCGAATCCTCAAAGCTTTGCAACTATTACAACTAGATCCCCTAATTGCCAATATATCTACTGAACTCTCAGCAGGAACAGATCCCTATCAAAGTTTACTCGAAGTCAAAGTTAAAGAAGCAGATACTTTTAATATTAATTTATTTACAGATAATGGACGCGCTCCTAGTGTGGGTAGTTGGAGAAGGGGAATTAATTTTCACCAAGCTAATTTATTTGGTCTTGGCGATAGTTTAGCAGTTTCCTATACAAATACTGATGGTAGTAATACAATAGATGCTAGTTACAGCATTCCTCTCAATCCTCATAATGGCAAGTTAACTATGGCTGGTGGTGTGACAGCAACCAATATAGTAGAACCACCTTTTGATCGCATTGATATTACAGGCGATTCTTTTTTTGTTGAATTAAGTTATCGTCAGCCTCTAGTGCTTACTCCCAATGAAGAATTAGCCGTAGGTTTAACTTTATCTCGTCAAGAAAGTAAGACTACTTTATTAGGAATTGATTTTCCCCTTTCGGCTGGTGCAGATGAAAATGGAGAAACAAAAATTTCTGCCATTAGATTTGTTCAAGATTGGTCAAAACGTCATCCTCAAGATATTCTTGCTTTACGTTCTCAATTTAGTTTAGGACTGGATTGGTTTAATGCCACTGTTAATGATGAACCACCTGATAGTCGCTTTTTTGTATGGCGGGGACAAGCGCAGTATGTGCGTCGTTTATCAGCAAATGATGATACTTTACTGTTTCTGCGTTCTGACCTGCAATTAGCAACTGAATCTCTTGTTCCTTTAGAACAATTTGGTTTAGGGGGAATTAATAGTGTCAGGGGTTATCGTCAAGATATATTTTTAACTGACAATGGCTTTTTTGCTTCGGCAGAGGTAAGATTACCTGTTTTAAAAGTGACTAAAATCAATGGATTATTACAGTTAGTTCCTTTTGTGGATTTCGGCATAGGTTGGAATACAGAAAAGCCAGATCCAGAGCAGAATACACTCTTGGGAGTAGGTTTGGGTTTGCAATGGAGAATGCAAGATTTTTTGAATGTTCGTTTTGACTGGGGAATTCCTTTAGTAGAATTAGATTCTCAGCAGAAGACTTTGCAAGAAAATGGACTATATTTGCGGGTTGAATCTAATTTGTTTTAA